A part of Onthophagus taurus isolate NC chromosome 7, IU_Otau_3.0, whole genome shotgun sequence genomic DNA contains:
- the LOC111429468 gene encoding uncharacterized protein isoform X1 — translation MGSRLSWILLAALFLYFFLQETFAHVSLTFPPARKYDLDFLDNSRTRAPCGMPPGNFRTSFQAGSKFNVSWHLGYPHRGGFKIQVLDALERPVLDLTPTITGSQFLSDDGTAQRFEVQLSPNYTCSNCTLRLLRQASEWGKEYMFWSCADVDIKSKKEYRESCSHHGKFYLGSCKCDKLYFGDRCQFKNECNEDKDCGAQGKCIDIEATTAPQKQCYCKMGWFGIGCTRRSPVNSTQINLSTYKKKELSKDFNLYWKILPKQEIEMVMVVNTTSYAAVGWRPLSLTPACRNFPLIKFPPKDVKTSPVAKNEPLPSPEPNAEPEPKPNSEPVPEPNSEPIPEPSSEPEPTSEPEPTTKKSLYARRAAGKPDSNHFDDGLVTTSVSYQVSIKKGRKRRQTNLDSVEEPPFVPTIAPEPEPNSKPEPEPNSEPESNFELESNSEPKPNSEPEPTSEPEPTSESEPIAEPNTITSPFPEPNSEPEPSSEPEPNSEPEPISEPEPSSEPEPTSEPEPKSEPIPEPASEPEPNSEPEPEPKSEPEPEPKPEPANYPEQGKNHNVPSKKQAPEFNPMDCNDMVIGMARGMYNRIGDYYTRDRSTPRQDVYWGGKNDLIAAFGFESEGVTTIMFRKKLLAKEPSDHSIEDDYMHVVWAQGQESGKYVHFPNSSIESGKISVKDFYKPDELKYHGHRKQRGSLIIDFMDDYKKPKDGSECIGSWQLPKKCNPMNHTCDYYAEWKYTSKNDEIQFMITTKHIDKWTGIGFSKDTSMVNTDAIIGWVDNFGKTFVMDTWIESYSPTSVKLDESQDIYNINGSVIDGEMTLRFTRKKSTEDSKDLSFTEDDCLYMFFPANGGIYNPVNKKITKHLRTPFVSMEKICIRACDNEFEEVNEIGDGESPSGLRYNVKVKIVDLGENFHLPQQNSPDFEELTNRINDNFKPLFKKIPGYRRIKINGIKEMNKDIIAMMQLQVDKNTLEKGRSMKDDKHDEHVEKIIRDSLLSGTVGGFRVDRNYLEFEPQSLTSNIVSNTSQTKTGFFNLSETKLYLVIGCIAALVLVALVQASCTIYKTASRSSSSHKDHLIPNSAWKDYSAANTNYAFDTYDDEKKHMNGKGTRSETLPNKQARQQQQQQQQQQGKLPNRTQGNPATMHMQQTQPHYGQHPHQHTGYMGDTRSLQRPRGAYPPGNLERSTFSLPRTAYERHRQQQPDMQPDFYFMPSQRKYSGEVVRVYVDYNNQPK, via the exons GTAACTTTAGAACTTCCTTTCAAGCGGGgagtaaatttaatgtatcATGGCATCTTGGTTACCCACATCGA GGTGGGTTTAAAATACAAGTGTTAGACGCATTAGAAAGACCAGTATTAGACTTAACTCCTACCATAACCGGTTCTCAATTCCTTTCAGATGATGGAAC agcaCAACGATTTGAAGTACAACTTTCTCCAAATTACACCTGctcaaattgtactcttaggTTACTTAGACAAGCTTCAGAATGGGGAAAAGAATACATGTTTTGGTCTTGTGCAGATGTAGATATAAAATCAA aaaaagaatatcGAGAATCTTGTAGCCACCATGGAAAATTTTATCTTGGTAGTTGTAAATGCGATAAACTCTACTTTGGAGATCGGTGTCAATTCAAAAACGAATGCAACGAGGACAAGGATTGTGGTGCCCAAGGGAAATGTATTGATATAGAAGCGACAACGGCACCACAAAAGCAATGCTATTGCAAAATGGGATGGTTTGGAATCGGATGTACAAGAa GATCCCCCGTAAATAGTACTCAAATAAACTTATCAACCTACAAGAAAAAAGAGCTCAGTAAAGATTTTAATCTTTACTGGAAAATCTTACCAAAACAAGAAATTGAAATGGTCATGGTGGTGAATACGACGAGTTACGCAGCTGTTGGATGGAGACCGTTATCATTAACACCTGCTTGCAGAAATTTCCCATTGATTAAATTTCCTCCTAAAGATGTTAAAACATCACCGGTAGCTAAAAATGAGCCGTTACCTTCTCCTGAACCGAATGCGGAACCTGAGCCGAAACCAAATAGTGAACCGGTACCCGAACCAAATAGTGAACCTATTCCTGAACCATCCAGCGAACCAGAGCCAACATCAGAACCTGAACCAACtaccaaaaaaagtttgtatGCTCGTCGAGCTGCTGGAAAACCTGATTCGAATCATTTTGATGATGGACTTGTTACAACGAGTGTTTCTTATCAAGTTAGCATTAAAAAAG GAAGGAAAAGGCGTCAAACAAATCTTG ATTCAGTAGAAGAACCGCCCTTCGTACCAACGATAGCACCAGAACCTGAACCTAACTCAAAACCTGAACCTGAACCTAATTCAGAACCTGAATCAAATTTTGAACTTGAATCTAATTCAGAACCTAAACCTAATTCAGAACCAGAACCTACATCAGAACCCGAACCAACATCAGAATCAGAACCGATTGCTGAGCCTAACACAATTACATCTCCATTTCCAGAACCAAATTCTGAGCCAGAACCTAGTTCCGAACCAGAACCTAATTCTGAACCAGAGCCTATTTCTGAACCAGAACCCAGTTCCGAACCAGAACCAACATCAGAGCCGGAGCCAAAGTCTGAACCGATTCCAGAACCCGCCTCTGAACCAGAACCGAATTCCGAACCGGAACCCGAACCTAAATCGGAGCCAGAACCGGAACCAAAGCCCGAACCAGCTAATTATCCAGAACAAGGCAAAAACCATAATGTTCCTTCCAAGAAGCAAG CACCAGAATTTAATCCAATGGATTGTAATGATATGGTAATCGGTATGGCCAGAGGAATGTACAATAGAATCGGCGATTATTACACTAGAGATCGTTCAACTCCACGTCAAGATGTTTATTGGGGCGgcaaaaacgatttaattgcTGCATTTGGCTTCGAATCGGAAGGAGTTACCACCATAAtgtttagaaaaaaacttttagcaaAAGAACCTTCAGATCACTCCATAGAAGACGATTACATGCATGTTGTTTGGGCTCAAGGACAAGAGTCTGGTAAATATGTTCATTTCCCCAATTCCAGTATTGAATCAGGAAAGATTAGCGTTAAAGACTTTTATAAACCGGATGAGTTAAAATATCACGGACATCGAAAACAAAGAGGATcgttaattattgattttatgg ATGATTACAAAAAACCTAAAGATGGATCGGAATGTATTGGAAGCTGGCAATTACCGAAAAAGTGCAACCCAATGAATCACACATGCGATTACTACGCAGAGTGGAAGTACACTTCGAAAAATGATGAGATTCAGTTTATGATTACCACGAAACATATTGATAAATGGACGGGAATTGGATTTTCAAAAGATACAAGCATG gttaataCTGATGCCATAATTGGTTGGGTTGATAATTTTGGTAAAACTTTCGTTATGGATACATGGATTGAAAGTTATTCACCAACAAGCGTTAAATTAGACGAATCTCAAgatatttataacattaacgGTAGCGTAATCGATGGAGAAATGACTTTGAGATTTACTCGCAAAAAGTCTACCGAAGATAGCAAAGATTTATCGTTTACCGAAGATGATTGTCTGTATATGTTTTTCCCAGCTAATGGTGGAATATATAACCCAGTGaataagaaaattacaaaacatttaAGAACACCATTTGTATCAATGGAGAAAATTTGCATTAGAGCTTGCGATAATGAATTCg aaGAAGTAAATGAAATAGGGGATGGAGAATCACCATCTGGATTAAGATACAATGTTAAGgtgaaaattgtcgatttaGGCGAGAATTTCCATCTTCCACAGCAAAACAGTCCAGATTTTGAAGAATTAACAAATAGGATTAACGATAATTTTAAAccattatttaagaaaattccGGGATATAGaaggattaaaattaatggcATAAAAGA AATGAATAAGGATATAATAGCAATGATGCAATTACAAGtagataaaaatactttagaaAAAGGTAGATCAATGAAAGATGATAAACACGATGAGcatgttgaaaaaatcatcAGAGATTCATTACTTAGCGGAACAGTTGGTGGATTTCGCGTTGACCGAAACTATCTTGAATTTGAACCTCAAAGTt TAACATCAAACATCGTCTCAAACACTTCTCAAACAAAAACCGGCTTTTTCAATTTGTCCGAAACAAAACTCTACCTGGTAATCGGTTGCATCGCAGCTTTAGTTCTTGTGGCACTCGTCCAAGCAAGTTGTACAATATACAAGACCGCCAGCAGATCGTCATCGAGTCATAAG GATCACCTAATTCCAAATTCGGCTTGGAAGGATTATTCAGCAGCAAATACCAATTACGCTTTTGATACATATGATGACGAGAAAAAACACATGAACGGAAAAGGAACTCGAAGTGAAACTCTACCGAATAAACAGGCACGTCAACAacagcaacaacaacaacaacaacaaggTAAATTACCAAATAGGACGCAAGGTAATCCCGCAACAATGCACATGCAACAAACGCAACCACATTACGGACAACACCCACATCAACACACAGGATACATGGGAGATACAAGATCTTTACAACGACCCAGAGGAGCATATCCGCCAGGAAATTTAGAAAGAAGTACGTTTTCTTTGCCAAGAACGGCTTACGAAAGACACCGGCAACAACAACCCGATATGCAACcagacttttattttatgccGTCACAAAGGAAGTATTCAGGTGAAGTTGTGCGAGTTTATGTTGATTATAATAATCAGCCGAAATAA
- the LOC111429468 gene encoding uncharacterized protein isoform X2, translating to MGSRLSWILLAALFLYFFLQETFAHVSLTFPPARKYDLDFLDNSRTRAPCGMPPGNFRTSFQAGSKFNVSWHLGYPHRGGFKIQVLDALERPVLDLTPTITGSQFLSDDGTAQRFEVQLSPNYTCSNCTLRLLRQASEWGKEYMFWSCADVDIKSKKEYRESCSHHGKFYLGSCKCDKLYFGDRCQFKNECNEDKDCGAQGKCIDIEATTAPQKQCYCKMGWFGIGCTRRSPVNSTQINLSTYKKKELSKDFNLYWKILPKQEIEMVMVVNTTSYAAVGWRPLSLTPACRNFPLIKFPPKDVKTSPVAKNEPLPSPEPNAEPEPKPNSEPVPEPNSEPIPEPSSEPEPTSEPEPTTKKSLYARRAAGKPDSNHFDDGLVTTSVSYQVSIKKGRKRRQTNLDSVEEPPFVPTIAPEPEPNSKPEPEPNSEPKPNSEPEPTSEPEPTSESEPIAEPNTITSPFPEPNSEPEPSSEPEPNSEPEPISEPEPSSEPEPTSEPEPKSEPIPEPASEPEPNSEPEPEPKSEPEPEPKPEPANYPEQGKNHNVPSKKQAPEFNPMDCNDMVIGMARGMYNRIGDYYTRDRSTPRQDVYWGGKNDLIAAFGFESEGVTTIMFRKKLLAKEPSDHSIEDDYMHVVWAQGQESGKYVHFPNSSIESGKISVKDFYKPDELKYHGHRKQRGSLIIDFMDDYKKPKDGSECIGSWQLPKKCNPMNHTCDYYAEWKYTSKNDEIQFMITTKHIDKWTGIGFSKDTSMVNTDAIIGWVDNFGKTFVMDTWIESYSPTSVKLDESQDIYNINGSVIDGEMTLRFTRKKSTEDSKDLSFTEDDCLYMFFPANGGIYNPVNKKITKHLRTPFVSMEKICIRACDNEFEEVNEIGDGESPSGLRYNVKVKIVDLGENFHLPQQNSPDFEELTNRINDNFKPLFKKIPGYRRIKINGIKEMNKDIIAMMQLQVDKNTLEKGRSMKDDKHDEHVEKIIRDSLLSGTVGGFRVDRNYLEFEPQSLTSNIVSNTSQTKTGFFNLSETKLYLVIGCIAALVLVALVQASCTIYKTASRSSSSHKDHLIPNSAWKDYSAANTNYAFDTYDDEKKHMNGKGTRSETLPNKQARQQQQQQQQQQGKLPNRTQGNPATMHMQQTQPHYGQHPHQHTGYMGDTRSLQRPRGAYPPGNLERSTFSLPRTAYERHRQQQPDMQPDFYFMPSQRKYSGEVVRVYVDYNNQPK from the exons GTAACTTTAGAACTTCCTTTCAAGCGGGgagtaaatttaatgtatcATGGCATCTTGGTTACCCACATCGA GGTGGGTTTAAAATACAAGTGTTAGACGCATTAGAAAGACCAGTATTAGACTTAACTCCTACCATAACCGGTTCTCAATTCCTTTCAGATGATGGAAC agcaCAACGATTTGAAGTACAACTTTCTCCAAATTACACCTGctcaaattgtactcttaggTTACTTAGACAAGCTTCAGAATGGGGAAAAGAATACATGTTTTGGTCTTGTGCAGATGTAGATATAAAATCAA aaaaagaatatcGAGAATCTTGTAGCCACCATGGAAAATTTTATCTTGGTAGTTGTAAATGCGATAAACTCTACTTTGGAGATCGGTGTCAATTCAAAAACGAATGCAACGAGGACAAGGATTGTGGTGCCCAAGGGAAATGTATTGATATAGAAGCGACAACGGCACCACAAAAGCAATGCTATTGCAAAATGGGATGGTTTGGAATCGGATGTACAAGAa GATCCCCCGTAAATAGTACTCAAATAAACTTATCAACCTACAAGAAAAAAGAGCTCAGTAAAGATTTTAATCTTTACTGGAAAATCTTACCAAAACAAGAAATTGAAATGGTCATGGTGGTGAATACGACGAGTTACGCAGCTGTTGGATGGAGACCGTTATCATTAACACCTGCTTGCAGAAATTTCCCATTGATTAAATTTCCTCCTAAAGATGTTAAAACATCACCGGTAGCTAAAAATGAGCCGTTACCTTCTCCTGAACCGAATGCGGAACCTGAGCCGAAACCAAATAGTGAACCGGTACCCGAACCAAATAGTGAACCTATTCCTGAACCATCCAGCGAACCAGAGCCAACATCAGAACCTGAACCAACtaccaaaaaaagtttgtatGCTCGTCGAGCTGCTGGAAAACCTGATTCGAATCATTTTGATGATGGACTTGTTACAACGAGTGTTTCTTATCAAGTTAGCATTAAAAAAG GAAGGAAAAGGCGTCAAACAAATCTTG ATTCAGTAGAAGAACCGCCCTTCGTACCAACGATAGCACCAGAACCTGAACCTAACTCAAAACCTGAACCTGAACCTAATTCAGAAC CTAAACCTAATTCAGAACCAGAACCTACATCAGAACCCGAACCAACATCAGAATCAGAACCGATTGCTGAGCCTAACACAATTACATCTCCATTTCCAGAACCAAATTCTGAGCCAGAACCTAGTTCCGAACCAGAACCTAATTCTGAACCAGAGCCTATTTCTGAACCAGAACCCAGTTCCGAACCAGAACCAACATCAGAGCCGGAGCCAAAGTCTGAACCGATTCCAGAACCCGCCTCTGAACCAGAACCGAATTCCGAACCGGAACCCGAACCTAAATCGGAGCCAGAACCGGAACCAAAGCCCGAACCAGCTAATTATCCAGAACAAGGCAAAAACCATAATGTTCCTTCCAAGAAGCAAG CACCAGAATTTAATCCAATGGATTGTAATGATATGGTAATCGGTATGGCCAGAGGAATGTACAATAGAATCGGCGATTATTACACTAGAGATCGTTCAACTCCACGTCAAGATGTTTATTGGGGCGgcaaaaacgatttaattgcTGCATTTGGCTTCGAATCGGAAGGAGTTACCACCATAAtgtttagaaaaaaacttttagcaaAAGAACCTTCAGATCACTCCATAGAAGACGATTACATGCATGTTGTTTGGGCTCAAGGACAAGAGTCTGGTAAATATGTTCATTTCCCCAATTCCAGTATTGAATCAGGAAAGATTAGCGTTAAAGACTTTTATAAACCGGATGAGTTAAAATATCACGGACATCGAAAACAAAGAGGATcgttaattattgattttatgg ATGATTACAAAAAACCTAAAGATGGATCGGAATGTATTGGAAGCTGGCAATTACCGAAAAAGTGCAACCCAATGAATCACACATGCGATTACTACGCAGAGTGGAAGTACACTTCGAAAAATGATGAGATTCAGTTTATGATTACCACGAAACATATTGATAAATGGACGGGAATTGGATTTTCAAAAGATACAAGCATG gttaataCTGATGCCATAATTGGTTGGGTTGATAATTTTGGTAAAACTTTCGTTATGGATACATGGATTGAAAGTTATTCACCAACAAGCGTTAAATTAGACGAATCTCAAgatatttataacattaacgGTAGCGTAATCGATGGAGAAATGACTTTGAGATTTACTCGCAAAAAGTCTACCGAAGATAGCAAAGATTTATCGTTTACCGAAGATGATTGTCTGTATATGTTTTTCCCAGCTAATGGTGGAATATATAACCCAGTGaataagaaaattacaaaacatttaAGAACACCATTTGTATCAATGGAGAAAATTTGCATTAGAGCTTGCGATAATGAATTCg aaGAAGTAAATGAAATAGGGGATGGAGAATCACCATCTGGATTAAGATACAATGTTAAGgtgaaaattgtcgatttaGGCGAGAATTTCCATCTTCCACAGCAAAACAGTCCAGATTTTGAAGAATTAACAAATAGGATTAACGATAATTTTAAAccattatttaagaaaattccGGGATATAGaaggattaaaattaatggcATAAAAGA AATGAATAAGGATATAATAGCAATGATGCAATTACAAGtagataaaaatactttagaaAAAGGTAGATCAATGAAAGATGATAAACACGATGAGcatgttgaaaaaatcatcAGAGATTCATTACTTAGCGGAACAGTTGGTGGATTTCGCGTTGACCGAAACTATCTTGAATTTGAACCTCAAAGTt TAACATCAAACATCGTCTCAAACACTTCTCAAACAAAAACCGGCTTTTTCAATTTGTCCGAAACAAAACTCTACCTGGTAATCGGTTGCATCGCAGCTTTAGTTCTTGTGGCACTCGTCCAAGCAAGTTGTACAATATACAAGACCGCCAGCAGATCGTCATCGAGTCATAAG GATCACCTAATTCCAAATTCGGCTTGGAAGGATTATTCAGCAGCAAATACCAATTACGCTTTTGATACATATGATGACGAGAAAAAACACATGAACGGAAAAGGAACTCGAAGTGAAACTCTACCGAATAAACAGGCACGTCAACAacagcaacaacaacaacaacaacaaggTAAATTACCAAATAGGACGCAAGGTAATCCCGCAACAATGCACATGCAACAAACGCAACCACATTACGGACAACACCCACATCAACACACAGGATACATGGGAGATACAAGATCTTTACAACGACCCAGAGGAGCATATCCGCCAGGAAATTTAGAAAGAAGTACGTTTTCTTTGCCAAGAACGGCTTACGAAAGACACCGGCAACAACAACCCGATATGCAACcagacttttattttatgccGTCACAAAGGAAGTATTCAGGTGAAGTTGTGCGAGTTTATGTTGATTATAATAATCAGCCGAAATAA
- the LOC111429468 gene encoding uncharacterized protein isoform X4 translates to MGSRLSWILLAALFLYFFLQETFAHVSLTFPPARKYDLDFLDNSRTRAPCGMPPGNFRTSFQAGSKFNVSWHLGYPHRGGFKIQVLDALERPVLDLTPTITGSQFLSDDGTAQRFEVQLSPNYTCSNCTLRLLRQASEWGKEYMFWSCADVDIKSKKEYRESCSHHGKFYLGSCKCDKLYFGDRCQFKNECNEDKDCGAQGKCIDIEATTAPQKQCYCKMGWFGIGCTRRSPVNSTQINLSTYKKKELSKDFNLYWKILPKQEIEMVMVVNTTSYAAVGWRPLSLTPACRNFPLIKFPPKDVKTSPVAKNEPLPSPEPNAEPEPKPNSEPVPEPNSEPIPEPSSEPEPTSEPEPTTKKSLYARRAAGKPDSNHFDDGLVTTSVSYQVSIKKGRKRRQTNLEPNSEPEPSSEPEPNSEPEPISEPEPSSEPEPTSEPEPKSEPIPEPASEPEPNSEPEPEPKSEPEPEPKPEPANYPEQGKNHNVPSKKQAPEFNPMDCNDMVIGMARGMYNRIGDYYTRDRSTPRQDVYWGGKNDLIAAFGFESEGVTTIMFRKKLLAKEPSDHSIEDDYMHVVWAQGQESGKYVHFPNSSIESGKISVKDFYKPDELKYHGHRKQRGSLIIDFMDDYKKPKDGSECIGSWQLPKKCNPMNHTCDYYAEWKYTSKNDEIQFMITTKHIDKWTGIGFSKDTSMVNTDAIIGWVDNFGKTFVMDTWIESYSPTSVKLDESQDIYNINGSVIDGEMTLRFTRKKSTEDSKDLSFTEDDCLYMFFPANGGIYNPVNKKITKHLRTPFVSMEKICIRACDNEFEEVNEIGDGESPSGLRYNVKVKIVDLGENFHLPQQNSPDFEELTNRINDNFKPLFKKIPGYRRIKINGIKEMNKDIIAMMQLQVDKNTLEKGRSMKDDKHDEHVEKIIRDSLLSGTVGGFRVDRNYLEFEPQSLTSNIVSNTSQTKTGFFNLSETKLYLVIGCIAALVLVALVQASCTIYKTASRSSSSHKDHLIPNSAWKDYSAANTNYAFDTYDDEKKHMNGKGTRSETLPNKQARQQQQQQQQQQGKLPNRTQGNPATMHMQQTQPHYGQHPHQHTGYMGDTRSLQRPRGAYPPGNLERSTFSLPRTAYERHRQQQPDMQPDFYFMPSQRKYSGEVVRVYVDYNNQPK, encoded by the exons GTAACTTTAGAACTTCCTTTCAAGCGGGgagtaaatttaatgtatcATGGCATCTTGGTTACCCACATCGA GGTGGGTTTAAAATACAAGTGTTAGACGCATTAGAAAGACCAGTATTAGACTTAACTCCTACCATAACCGGTTCTCAATTCCTTTCAGATGATGGAAC agcaCAACGATTTGAAGTACAACTTTCTCCAAATTACACCTGctcaaattgtactcttaggTTACTTAGACAAGCTTCAGAATGGGGAAAAGAATACATGTTTTGGTCTTGTGCAGATGTAGATATAAAATCAA aaaaagaatatcGAGAATCTTGTAGCCACCATGGAAAATTTTATCTTGGTAGTTGTAAATGCGATAAACTCTACTTTGGAGATCGGTGTCAATTCAAAAACGAATGCAACGAGGACAAGGATTGTGGTGCCCAAGGGAAATGTATTGATATAGAAGCGACAACGGCACCACAAAAGCAATGCTATTGCAAAATGGGATGGTTTGGAATCGGATGTACAAGAa GATCCCCCGTAAATAGTACTCAAATAAACTTATCAACCTACAAGAAAAAAGAGCTCAGTAAAGATTTTAATCTTTACTGGAAAATCTTACCAAAACAAGAAATTGAAATGGTCATGGTGGTGAATACGACGAGTTACGCAGCTGTTGGATGGAGACCGTTATCATTAACACCTGCTTGCAGAAATTTCCCATTGATTAAATTTCCTCCTAAAGATGTTAAAACATCACCGGTAGCTAAAAATGAGCCGTTACCTTCTCCTGAACCGAATGCGGAACCTGAGCCGAAACCAAATAGTGAACCGGTACCCGAACCAAATAGTGAACCTATTCCTGAACCATCCAGCGAACCAGAGCCAACATCAGAACCTGAACCAACtaccaaaaaaagtttgtatGCTCGTCGAGCTGCTGGAAAACCTGATTCGAATCATTTTGATGATGGACTTGTTACAACGAGTGTTTCTTATCAAGTTAGCATTAAAAAAG GAAGGAAAAGGCGTCAAACAAATCTTG AACCAAATTCTGAGCCAGAACCTAGTTCCGAACCAGAACCTAATTCTGAACCAGAGCCTATTTCTGAACCAGAACCCAGTTCCGAACCAGAACCAACATCAGAGCCGGAGCCAAAGTCTGAACCGATTCCAGAACCCGCCTCTGAACCAGAACCGAATTCCGAACCGGAACCCGAACCTAAATCGGAGCCAGAACCGGAACCAAAGCCCGAACCAGCTAATTATCCAGAACAAGGCAAAAACCATAATGTTCCTTCCAAGAAGCAAG CACCAGAATTTAATCCAATGGATTGTAATGATATGGTAATCGGTATGGCCAGAGGAATGTACAATAGAATCGGCGATTATTACACTAGAGATCGTTCAACTCCACGTCAAGATGTTTATTGGGGCGgcaaaaacgatttaattgcTGCATTTGGCTTCGAATCGGAAGGAGTTACCACCATAAtgtttagaaaaaaacttttagcaaAAGAACCTTCAGATCACTCCATAGAAGACGATTACATGCATGTTGTTTGGGCTCAAGGACAAGAGTCTGGTAAATATGTTCATTTCCCCAATTCCAGTATTGAATCAGGAAAGATTAGCGTTAAAGACTTTTATAAACCGGATGAGTTAAAATATCACGGACATCGAAAACAAAGAGGATcgttaattattgattttatgg ATGATTACAAAAAACCTAAAGATGGATCGGAATGTATTGGAAGCTGGCAATTACCGAAAAAGTGCAACCCAATGAATCACACATGCGATTACTACGCAGAGTGGAAGTACACTTCGAAAAATGATGAGATTCAGTTTATGATTACCACGAAACATATTGATAAATGGACGGGAATTGGATTTTCAAAAGATACAAGCATG gttaataCTGATGCCATAATTGGTTGGGTTGATAATTTTGGTAAAACTTTCGTTATGGATACATGGATTGAAAGTTATTCACCAACAAGCGTTAAATTAGACGAATCTCAAgatatttataacattaacgGTAGCGTAATCGATGGAGAAATGACTTTGAGATTTACTCGCAAAAAGTCTACCGAAGATAGCAAAGATTTATCGTTTACCGAAGATGATTGTCTGTATATGTTTTTCCCAGCTAATGGTGGAATATATAACCCAGTGaataagaaaattacaaaacatttaAGAACACCATTTGTATCAATGGAGAAAATTTGCATTAGAGCTTGCGATAATGAATTCg aaGAAGTAAATGAAATAGGGGATGGAGAATCACCATCTGGATTAAGATACAATGTTAAGgtgaaaattgtcgatttaGGCGAGAATTTCCATCTTCCACAGCAAAACAGTCCAGATTTTGAAGAATTAACAAATAGGATTAACGATAATTTTAAAccattatttaagaaaattccGGGATATAGaaggattaaaattaatggcATAAAAGA AATGAATAAGGATATAATAGCAATGATGCAATTACAAGtagataaaaatactttagaaAAAGGTAGATCAATGAAAGATGATAAACACGATGAGcatgttgaaaaaatcatcAGAGATTCATTACTTAGCGGAACAGTTGGTGGATTTCGCGTTGACCGAAACTATCTTGAATTTGAACCTCAAAGTt TAACATCAAACATCGTCTCAAACACTTCTCAAACAAAAACCGGCTTTTTCAATTTGTCCGAAACAAAACTCTACCTGGTAATCGGTTGCATCGCAGCTTTAGTTCTTGTGGCACTCGTCCAAGCAAGTTGTACAATATACAAGACCGCCAGCAGATCGTCATCGAGTCATAAG GATCACCTAATTCCAAATTCGGCTTGGAAGGATTATTCAGCAGCAAATACCAATTACGCTTTTGATACATATGATGACGAGAAAAAACACATGAACGGAAAAGGAACTCGAAGTGAAACTCTACCGAATAAACAGGCACGTCAACAacagcaacaacaacaacaacaacaaggTAAATTACCAAATAGGACGCAAGGTAATCCCGCAACAATGCACATGCAACAAACGCAACCACATTACGGACAACACCCACATCAACACACAGGATACATGGGAGATACAAGATCTTTACAACGACCCAGAGGAGCATATCCGCCAGGAAATTTAGAAAGAAGTACGTTTTCTTTGCCAAGAACGGCTTACGAAAGACACCGGCAACAACAACCCGATATGCAACcagacttttattttatgccGTCACAAAGGAAGTATTCAGGTGAAGTTGTGCGAGTTTATGTTGATTATAATAATCAGCCGAAATAA